CTGCCGACATCGCCGCGCAGCGTGCGCGCCGCCGCGGTCGAGCCCACGGCCGAGCCCGAGGTGTCGCCGATGTCCACGCTCACATCGACCGAAAGGCCGACGCGCAGCGGATGATCGCGCAACTCGGCGGGATCGAGCGCGATGCGCACCGGCACGCGCTGCACGATCTTGATCCAGTTGCCCGAGGCGTTCTGCGGCGGCAGCAGGGCGAAGGCGCTGCCGCTGCCGGCGCCCAGGCCCTGGACATGGCCGTGAAACGTCACGCGGCCGCCATAGATGTCCGCCGTCAGCGTCACGGGCTGGCCAATGCGCATGTCTTCGAGCTGGACTTCCTTGAAATTGGCGTCGACCCACACCTCGTGCAGCGGCACCACCGCCATCAAGGGCGTGCCCGCCGCGATCTGCTGGCCGAGTTGCGCAGTGCGCTGCGCCACCTCGCCGTCCACCGGCGCGTAGAGCCGCATATGCGCGTACACCAGCGAGGCCTGGCGCAGCCGCGCCATCGAGGCGAGCACGTCGGGATTGTTGGCGACCTCGGTGTTCTGCACCGAAGCGAGGGCCTGCGCGAGGCCGCTCTG
Above is a window of Rhizomicrobium sp. DNA encoding:
- a CDS encoding HlyD family efflux transporter periplasmic adaptor subunit, which gives rise to MSDATPVGRHRPDPRRRWLIILGVVVVAAAIAYALYYFLYASRFQTTDDAYVGGDIVSITSREAGTILALHADNTQAVRRGQLLVELDPVRARVALEAAEADLAQTVRAVRTNFSKVDQYRAQLAAARVAVVQAQSDYRRRAGAGAAVSTEELSHARDALTSAAANVSAAQSGLAQALASVQNTEVANNPDVLASMARLRQASLVYAHMRLYAPVDGEVAQRTAQLGQQIAAGTPLMAVVPLHEVWVDANFKEVQLEDMRIGQPVTLTADIYGGRVTFHGHVQGLGAGSGSAFALLPPQNASGNWIKIVQRVPVRIALDPAELRDHPLRVGLSVDVSVDIGDTSGSAVGSTAAARTLRGDVGSDGGPEADALIQRILKQNGA